A window of Mucilaginibacter sp. PAMC 26640 contains these coding sequences:
- a CDS encoding ABC transporter — protein sequence MMIILKLIRESFLFAYDALRQNKLRTLLSLLGVTIGIFTIIAVFSAVDTLRNNLQKSVNKLGSNSIYIQKWPWVGEDNFPWWKYLQRPVPKLRDFEQLQRRSQTAKAISYEIGIDNRTVKYLSNTVDGAQIDAVSQDHDKTWNFNFDDGRYFTDIESRTGAPVAMIGADIASNLFPDGGAVGKQIKIMGRKVTIIGVFTKEGKDMLGITNDSRILLPLNFAKNIIDIENEKYNPEIDVRGLDNLNDLEVESEVRGLMRSIRSIRPGVEDNFSLNKSTILSNQLDQLFGIVNVAGLIIGGFSILVGGFGIANIMFVSVKERTNIIGIQKSLGAKNYFILLQFLIESIVLCLMGGLIGLLLVWGGTFLVKAAADVEVVLDLANIIFGISISIGIGIISGIVPAWFASRLDPVEAIRTN from the coding sequence ATCATGATAATTTTAAAACTTATCCGCGAAAGTTTTCTCTTTGCCTATGATGCTCTTAGGCAAAACAAACTGCGTACGCTGCTTTCGCTATTGGGGGTAACGATTGGTATTTTTACGATCATTGCCGTTTTTTCCGCAGTGGATACTTTGCGTAATAACCTGCAGAAAAGCGTGAATAAATTGGGCAGCAATAGTATTTATATCCAAAAATGGCCCTGGGTGGGTGAGGATAATTTCCCCTGGTGGAAATATTTGCAAAGACCTGTACCTAAGCTGCGCGACTTTGAACAATTACAGCGCCGAAGCCAAACGGCCAAGGCTATATCCTACGAAATTGGGATAGACAATCGCACCGTTAAATATTTAAGTAATACAGTAGATGGTGCACAGATAGATGCCGTTTCGCAGGATCATGACAAAACCTGGAACTTCAATTTTGATGACGGACGCTACTTTACCGATATAGAGTCGCGTACTGGGGCGCCCGTAGCAATGATTGGTGCTGATATTGCATCAAACCTTTTTCCGGATGGTGGGGCTGTAGGTAAACAAATTAAAATAATGGGCCGGAAGGTTACCATTATCGGCGTATTTACCAAAGAAGGGAAGGATATGCTGGGCATCACAAATGATAGCCGGATCCTGCTACCCTTAAATTTTGCTAAGAATATCATCGATATTGAGAACGAAAAGTATAATCCGGAAATTGATGTAAGAGGACTTGATAACTTAAACGATTTAGAGGTAGAGAGTGAAGTTCGTGGTTTAATGCGTTCCATCAGAAGTATCCGCCCGGGTGTGGAGGATAATTTTTCGCTTAATAAATCTACTATCTTATCAAACCAGTTAGATCAGTTGTTCGGCATTGTAAATGTCGCGGGCCTTATTATCGGCGGTTTTTCCATATTGGTGGGTGGGTTCGGGATCGCCAATATCATGTTCGTATCGGTAAAAGAGCGTACTAATATTATCGGCATCCAAAAATCACTTGGCGCAAAAAACTACTTCATCCTACTTCAGTTTCTGATCGAATCTATCGTATTATGCCTCATGGGCGGTTTGATTGGTTTGCTACTGGTTTGGGGTGGCACTTTCTTGGTAAAGGCTGCGGCCGATGTTGAAGTTGTGCTCGATTTGGCCAATATCATTTTTGGGATCAGCATTTCAATAGGCATTGGTATCATATCAGGCATTGTTCCTGCATGGTTTGCCTCGAGGCTAGATCCGGTTGAGGCAATTCGCACTAACTAA
- the gltA gene encoding citrate (Si)-synthase (type II enzyme; in Escherichia coli this enzyme forms a trimer of dimers which is allosterically inhibited by NADH and competitively inhibited by alpha-ketoglutarate; allosteric inhibition is lost when Cys206 is chemically modified which also affects hexamer formation; forms oxaloacetate and acetyl-CoA and water from citrate and coenzyme A; functions in TCA cycle, glyoxylate cycle and respiration; enzyme from Helicobacter pylori is not inhibited by NADH), with amino-acid sequence MSDTAQLKIGDKTYDLPVIEGTEGERAIDISKLRDQSGYVTLDVGYKNTGATKSAITFLDGEVGILKYRGYPIEQLAENSTFIEVAYLLIYGDLPTADQLKSFELEISRHTLVHEDMKKFFDGFPSGSHPMGQLSSLIGALAAFNPASLKQGLSAEEVNLEIIKLIAKMSTIVSWIYKKSLGHPVIYPKNKFDYVTNFLHMTFGQRTEEVEIDPVVVSAMNKLLILHADHEQNCSTSTVRIVGSSDANLYASISAGISALWGPLHGGANQAVIEMLQQIKEDGGDTDKWIAKAKDKNDPFRLMGFGHRVYKNFDPRAKIIKKACDDILEKLHIQDETLEIAKKLEEVALNDPYFVERKLYPNVDFYSGIIYTALGFPTEMFTVLFALGRLPGWIAQWKEMKTNKEPIGRPRQIYVGAVDRDYTDIASR; translated from the coding sequence ATGTCTGATACTGCACAACTAAAAATTGGTGATAAAACATACGATCTGCCTGTAATAGAGGGTACTGAGGGTGAAAGAGCAATTGATATTTCCAAGCTGCGCGATCAAAGCGGATATGTTACGCTTGATGTTGGTTACAAAAATACAGGGGCCACAAAAAGCGCAATTACGTTTTTAGATGGTGAGGTTGGTATATTAAAATACAGGGGATATCCTATTGAGCAGTTGGCTGAGAACTCAACTTTTATAGAAGTTGCTTACCTGCTTATTTACGGTGATTTACCAACTGCCGACCAGCTTAAATCTTTTGAGCTGGAGATTAGCCGCCATACGCTGGTGCACGAGGATATGAAGAAGTTCTTTGATGGGTTTCCGTCAGGATCACATCCGATGGGGCAATTATCATCACTGATTGGTGCTTTGGCGGCCTTTAATCCGGCCTCATTAAAGCAAGGCTTATCAGCAGAAGAGGTGAACCTGGAGATCATTAAACTGATCGCCAAGATGAGTACCATAGTATCATGGATCTACAAAAAATCTCTGGGCCACCCGGTGATCTACCCTAAAAATAAGTTCGATTACGTTACCAACTTCCTGCACATGACCTTTGGGCAGCGCACCGAAGAGGTGGAGATAGACCCGGTTGTGGTAAGCGCGATGAATAAGCTGCTGATCCTGCATGCAGATCATGAACAGAATTGTTCTACGTCAACTGTACGCATTGTAGGCTCGTCGGATGCTAATTTATATGCCTCTATTTCTGCCGGGATCTCTGCATTATGGGGCCCGCTGCATGGCGGTGCAAACCAGGCAGTGATTGAAATGCTGCAGCAGATAAAAGAAGATGGCGGCGATACGGATAAGTGGATAGCAAAAGCTAAAGACAAGAACGATCCCTTCCGCTTAATGGGTTTTGGTCACCGCGTTTATAAAAACTTCGATCCAAGAGCCAAGATCATTAAAAAAGCTTGCGACGATATTTTAGAGAAATTACACATACAGGACGAAACACTGGAAATTGCTAAAAAGCTGGAAGAAGTTGCCCTGAACGATCCATACTTTGTAGAGCGTAAGCTGTACCCTAACGTGGATTTCTATTCGGGTATTATTTACACTGCGCTGGGCTTCCCTACAGAAATGTTCACCGTGCTGTTTGCCTTAGGCCGCCTGCCCGGATGGATTGCCCAGTGGAAAGAGATGAAGACCAACAAAGAACCTATCGGTCGCCCGCGCCAAATTTATGTGGGTGCTGTTGATAGAGATTATACCGATATCGCAAGCAGATAA
- a CDS encoding recombinase RecQ: MTTRQLLKQYWGHDAFRPMQEEIIASVLQGNDTLALLPTGGGKSVCFQVPALAREGICIVVSPLIALMKDQVENLKAKGIDAISIVSGMSKREVDLALDNCIYGYIKFLYLSPERLLSDLVRERIKYMNVNLFAVDEAHCISQWGYDFRPPYLHIADLRELHPKVPVLALTATATAEVREDIQQKLLFKPGSVVYQQSFARSNISYVVQNTENKGRKLLDIATGIAGTGIVYVRSRKDTVEIAKFYNQNGIKADFYHAGISADERSEKQEAWKNNRMRIIVATNAFGMGIDKADVRFVIHNEMPDSLEAYYQEAGRGGRDEQKAYAILLYNSSDRLRKEKMFLQNFPSVEEIKQVYHYLANYCQVAYDTGEGASFDLDLGEFCTRFKLDAIKTLNALKFLEQNEYIAFNESVFLPSRFQFMVLNEELYNFQIQNPGWDPFIKTLLRSYGGAFENYVRLKEFDLARRTGMNVQQVIEGLNQLQEFRLLNYLPQTDKPQVTWIKPRQHANNLYINKPDIENRKKAYRQKMEAVFNYAEHRRCRSQILLAYFDEPNAAKCGVCDICLAEKRQRNAAEIGEDITNALVQLLLVEHQNLEGLITGINIGTEKEKIATIRTLLDAGKIKTDGENYYL, translated from the coding sequence ATGACTACACGCCAACTACTCAAACAATACTGGGGACATGATGCCTTCCGGCCGATGCAGGAAGAGATCATCGCATCGGTATTGCAGGGGAATGATACCCTGGCCCTGCTACCAACGGGCGGCGGCAAATCGGTTTGTTTCCAGGTGCCTGCATTGGCGCGGGAAGGTATTTGCATTGTGGTTTCGCCGCTCATCGCCCTGATGAAAGACCAGGTGGAGAACCTGAAAGCTAAAGGCATCGATGCCATATCCATTGTATCGGGCATGAGCAAACGGGAGGTGGATCTTGCGCTGGATAATTGTATCTACGGGTATATCAAATTCCTGTACCTGTCCCCCGAACGGTTATTGAGCGATTTGGTACGAGAGCGTATCAAGTATATGAATGTTAATTTGTTTGCGGTAGATGAGGCACACTGCATTTCGCAGTGGGGGTATGATTTCCGGCCGCCGTATCTGCACATTGCCGATTTGCGCGAACTGCATCCCAAAGTACCTGTTTTGGCATTAACCGCAACGGCAACAGCCGAGGTGAGGGAGGACATTCAGCAAAAGTTACTTTTTAAACCCGGTAGTGTTGTTTACCAGCAAAGCTTTGCACGCAGCAATATTAGCTATGTGGTACAAAATACGGAGAATAAGGGCCGCAAACTGCTGGATATTGCTACCGGCATTGCAGGTACCGGTATTGTTTATGTACGCAGCCGGAAGGATACGGTTGAGATTGCCAAATTTTATAACCAAAACGGGATTAAGGCTGATTTTTACCATGCCGGCATAAGTGCCGATGAAAGATCTGAAAAGCAGGAAGCCTGGAAAAACAACCGTATGCGGATAATTGTGGCTACCAATGCCTTCGGGATGGGGATAGATAAAGCCGATGTGCGTTTTGTGATCCATAACGAAATGCCGGATAGCCTGGAGGCTTATTACCAGGAAGCCGGCAGGGGCGGTCGCGATGAGCAAAAGGCCTATGCCATATTGCTGTACAACAGCAGCGATAGGTTACGGAAGGAGAAGATGTTCCTGCAAAACTTCCCTTCTGTAGAAGAGATTAAGCAGGTTTACCATTATTTGGCTAACTACTGCCAGGTGGCCTACGATACCGGCGAAGGGGCAAGCTTTGATTTGGATCTCGGCGAGTTCTGCACCCGCTTTAAGCTTGATGCCATCAAAACGCTGAATGCGCTCAAATTCCTGGAGCAGAATGAATACATCGCCTTTAATGAGAGTGTGTTCCTGCCATCAAGGTTTCAGTTTATGGTACTGAATGAGGAACTGTATAACTTCCAGATCCAGAACCCAGGCTGGGACCCGTTCATCAAAACCCTGCTCAGATCTTACGGCGGGGCGTTTGAAAATTACGTGCGTTTGAAAGAATTTGACCTTGCCCGCCGAACCGGCATGAACGTGCAGCAGGTGATAGAAGGGCTGAACCAATTGCAGGAATTTCGGCTGTTGAATTATCTGCCCCAAACAGATAAGCCGCAGGTAACTTGGATAAAGCCCCGGCAGCACGCCAATAATTTGTATATCAACAAACCTGATATAGAGAACAGGAAGAAGGCCTATCGCCAGAAGATGGAGGCCGTTTTTAATTATGCTGAGCACCGGCGCTGCCGTAGCCAGATATTGCTGGCCTACTTTGATGAGCCCAACGCCGCCAAATGTGGCGTGTGCGATATTTGCCTTGCCGAAAAGCGCCAAAGGAATGCCGCCGAAATAGGGGAGGACATCACCAATGCTTTAGTGCAACTGCTGTTGGTTGAGCATCAAAACCTGGAAGGTTTAATAACCGGGATTAACATCGGTACCGAAAAAGAAAAGATAGCCACCATCCGCACCCTGCTGGATGCCGGTAAAATCAAAACCGACGGCGAAAACTACTACCTATAG
- a CDS encoding trigger factor translates to MNISQERVDDLNTVVKINLAPADYQPRVEKVIKDQAKKAKIPGFRPGMVPSAHIKRMYGKSILVDEINSMLSDTLNKYLEEEKLEVLGQPLPKRGDESKEYNWDFADDFEFNYEIGLAPEFAIDFTSTDKLTQYVIKVDEDTLAERVKNIRRAYGKMTNPDVSAGDDVLYSELTQLSPDGSVFEDGISNTASVRLDQIKDEAIKASLIGLKKGDEVTLDVQAAFGNDAAKVAGLLKIDEEAAADLKSNFKLTVKNVNRLEEGDLNQEFFDKLFGEGVVTTEEGFREKITEELEGMMKQDSERKLQNDIYNYSLSKVDFNLPDEFLKRWLKTTNEKLSDEELEGGYNDFAKNLKWTLIANKIVRDGNIDIKYDEVFAYAKASLDQQFRAYSQQSLPEEQLAQYTVQYLQEKENANKIFEEVKAVKVFDYIKSIITLDKKEILFTDFNKLED, encoded by the coding sequence ATGAATATATCACAGGAAAGAGTTGATGACCTTAACACGGTTGTAAAGATCAATTTAGCCCCGGCTGACTACCAGCCAAGGGTTGAGAAAGTTATTAAAGATCAAGCTAAAAAGGCTAAAATACCAGGGTTCCGCCCCGGGATGGTGCCGTCTGCACATATCAAAAGGATGTATGGCAAAAGCATTTTGGTTGATGAGATTAACAGCATGCTGAGCGATACGCTTAACAAATACCTGGAAGAAGAAAAACTGGAAGTGCTTGGCCAGCCTTTGCCGAAACGCGGCGACGAAAGCAAAGAATATAACTGGGATTTTGCTGACGATTTTGAGTTTAACTACGAAATTGGATTAGCCCCTGAGTTTGCGATTGACTTCACTTCTACCGACAAGCTTACCCAATATGTTATTAAAGTTGACGAAGATACTTTGGCCGAAAGGGTTAAAAATATCCGTCGTGCTTATGGCAAAATGACAAATCCTGACGTATCGGCAGGTGATGACGTTCTTTATTCCGAATTAACACAGCTTTCTCCGGATGGTAGTGTTTTTGAGGATGGCATTAGTAACACGGCATCAGTTCGTTTAGATCAAATAAAAGATGAGGCGATAAAAGCTTCGTTAATAGGTTTAAAAAAGGGTGATGAAGTAACGCTGGATGTTCAGGCAGCTTTTGGTAACGACGCAGCTAAGGTTGCAGGTTTATTAAAAATTGATGAAGAAGCAGCGGCTGATTTGAAATCGAACTTTAAACTGACGGTAAAAAATGTAAACCGTTTGGAAGAAGGCGATTTAAACCAGGAGTTCTTTGACAAATTATTTGGTGAAGGTGTAGTGACTACCGAAGAAGGCTTCAGGGAAAAAATTACCGAGGAGCTGGAAGGTATGATGAAGCAGGATAGCGAACGCAAACTGCAGAACGATATCTACAATTATAGCTTAAGCAAGGTAGATTTTAACCTGCCGGATGAGTTTTTAAAACGCTGGTTGAAAACAACCAACGAAAAACTATCAGACGAAGAGCTGGAAGGTGGTTACAATGATTTTGCAAAAAACCTGAAATGGACACTGATTGCAAACAAGATCGTTAGAGATGGCAACATCGATATTAAATACGATGAGGTTTTTGCCTACGCAAAAGCTAGTTTAGATCAGCAGTTCCGTGCGTACAGCCAGCAATCGCTTCCTGAGGAGCAATTGGCCCAGTACACCGTTCAATACTTGCAAGAGAAAGAAAATGCGAACAAGATTTTTGAAGAAGTTAAAGCCGTAAAGGTTTTTGATTACATCAAAAGCATTATCACGCTCGACAAAAAAGAGATCCTGTTTACAGATTTTAATAAACTGGAAGACTAA
- a CDS encoding ATP-dependent Clp protease proteolytic subunit (hydrolyzes proteins to small peptides; with the ATPase subunits ClpA or ClpX, ClpP degrades specific substrates) — protein sequence MSSNIDKNEFRKYAVKHHRLNSLAVDKYIANIDRSRMPSGIYNPTGMTPYIIEERQMNVAQMDVFSRLMMDRIIFLGDAIYDQNANIIQAQLLFLQSADAKRDIQIYINSPGGSVYAGLGIYDTMQFISNDVATICTGMAASMGAVLLCAGTAGKRAALPHSRVMIHQPSGGAQGQQSDIEITYHEITKLKKELYQIIADHSGASYEKVWEASDRDYWMIADEAKEFGMVDEVLRGNINKTK from the coding sequence ATGAGCAGTAATATCGATAAAAATGAATTCCGTAAATATGCCGTTAAGCATCACCGCTTAAATAGCTTAGCTGTAGATAAATATATAGCAAACATTGACCGCAGCCGCATGCCGAGCGGTATTTATAACCCAACCGGCATGACGCCTTATATCATTGAAGAGCGCCAGATGAACGTTGCCCAGATGGACGTGTTCTCCCGTTTAATGATGGACCGGATTATTTTCCTTGGCGACGCCATTTATGATCAAAACGCGAATATTATACAGGCGCAATTGCTTTTCTTGCAATCGGCAGATGCGAAGCGCGATATCCAGATCTACATCAACTCCCCGGGTGGTTCGGTTTATGCCGGTTTAGGGATCTATGATACCATGCAGTTCATCTCCAACGATGTAGCTACTATTTGTACAGGTATGGCTGCATCAATGGGTGCCGTATTACTGTGCGCAGGTACAGCAGGTAAACGTGCAGCATTACCACATTCAAGGGTGATGATTCACCAGCCATCAGGTGGTGCGCAGGGCCAGCAAAGTGATATCGAGATCACTTACCATGAGATCACTAAGCTGAAAAAAGAACTATACCAGATCATTGCAGATCATAGCGGCGCCTCTTATGAAAAAGTTTGGGAAGCATCAGACCGTGATTACTGGATGATTGCCGATGAAGCCAAGGAATTTGGTATGGTTGATGAAGTATTAAGAGGGAATATTAATAAAACAAAATAA
- a CDS encoding ATP-dependent Clp protease ATP-binding subunit ClpX, translated as MNKNSKEIRCSFCGAGKQDSLMLIAGLDAHICDKCVNQANEILAEELKVRKVKASPATPSVLKPYEIKTHLDQYIIGQDDAKKVLAVSVYNHYKRLNQRVDKDEVEIEKSNIIMVGETGTGKTLLAKTLAKILNVPFCICDATVLTEAGYVGEDVESILTRLLQSADYDVATAERGIVYIDEVDKIARKSDNASITRDVSGEGVQQALLKILEGTMVNVPPQGGRKHPDQKMITVNTSNILFICGGAFDGIDRKIANRLRTQTVGYKMKRDDSEVDMKNLYKYITPQDLKSFGLIPELIGRLPVLTYLNPLDRDALHNILTEPKNSLLKQYKKLFEYEGVKLEFDVDVLDFIVDKAMEFKLGARGLRSICEAIMIDAMFEFPSKKDVKRLNVTLDYAIEKFEKSDLKKLKVA; from the coding sequence ATGAATAAGAACAGCAAGGAGATCAGATGCTCGTTTTGCGGGGCAGGTAAGCAGGACTCACTGATGCTGATAGCGGGGTTGGATGCGCATATATGTGATAAGTGCGTTAACCAGGCTAATGAGATACTGGCAGAAGAGCTTAAAGTGCGTAAAGTAAAAGCTTCTCCGGCCACGCCGTCTGTATTGAAGCCTTACGAGATTAAAACCCATTTGGACCAATACATTATTGGGCAGGACGACGCAAAGAAGGTATTGGCTGTATCGGTTTACAACCATTACAAGCGTTTAAACCAAAGGGTTGATAAGGATGAGGTAGAGATAGAAAAATCAAACATCATTATGGTGGGTGAAACCGGTACAGGTAAAACCCTGCTGGCTAAAACCCTTGCTAAGATTCTTAACGTACCTTTTTGTATTTGTGATGCTACGGTTTTAACCGAAGCTGGCTATGTAGGCGAGGATGTTGAAAGCATCCTGACCCGGTTATTGCAAAGTGCAGATTACGATGTGGCCACCGCAGAACGTGGTATTGTATATATTGATGAGGTGGATAAAATTGCCCGTAAAAGCGATAATGCCTCCATTACCCGTGATGTAAGCGGTGAAGGCGTACAACAGGCATTGTTAAAGATCCTGGAGGGCACTATGGTAAATGTACCGCCACAAGGCGGTCGCAAGCATCCCGACCAGAAAATGATCACCGTGAACACGAGTAATATCCTGTTTATTTGCGGCGGAGCGTTTGACGGCATCGACAGAAAGATTGCTAACAGGCTGCGTACACAAACGGTTGGTTACAAAATGAAACGGGATGACAGCGAAGTAGATATGAAAAATCTATACAAGTACATCACTCCGCAGGATCTGAAATCATTCGGTTTGATCCCGGAACTGATCGGTCGTTTGCCGGTGCTTACTTATTTGAACCCATTGGATAGGGACGCCTTGCACAATATCCTTACCGAACCTAAAAACTCGTTATTGAAACAATACAAAAAACTGTTTGAGTATGAAGGCGTGAAACTTGAGTTCGACGTAGATGTGCTGGACTTTATTGTTGATAAGGCGATGGAGTTTAAATTAGGTGCACGTGGCCTGCGTTCGATATGTGAAGCCATCATGATCGATGCGATGTTTGAGTTTCCGTCTAAGAAAGATGTAAAGCGATTAAACGTCACTTTGGACTATGCAATAGAGAAATTTGAGAAATCTGATCTTAAAAAGTTAAAGGTAGCTTAA
- a CDS encoding AMP nucleosidase (Catalyzes the hydrolysis of AMP to form adenine and ribose 5-phosphate using water as the nucleophile) produces the protein MNEQLDVKKEETSKDAKKVKEVQSPVKSGLKTKDAIVANWLPRYTGRPLDGFGKYIILTNFSKYLQLFSEWHDNAPIMGLDKPMQSVTANGITIINFGMGSSVAATVMDLLTAIHPEAVIFLGKCGGLKKKNNVGDLILPIAAIRGEGTSNDYLPAEVPALPSFALQKAISTTIRDYGRDYWTGTCYTTNRRVWEHDKDFKKYLKDLRAMAIDMETATIFTTGFANKIPTGALLLVSDQPMIPEGVKTAESDSSVTEQYVETHLRVGIESLKQLINGGLTVKHLKF, from the coding sequence ATGAACGAACAACTAGATGTAAAGAAAGAGGAAACATCAAAAGACGCCAAAAAAGTTAAAGAAGTACAATCGCCCGTAAAGTCCGGGTTAAAAACCAAAGATGCCATTGTTGCCAACTGGCTGCCGCGCTATACCGGCCGCCCGCTTGATGGGTTTGGCAAATACATTATCCTCACCAATTTTTCCAAATACCTGCAGCTGTTTTCCGAATGGCATGATAACGCACCCATTATGGGCCTGGATAAGCCGATGCAAAGCGTTACTGCTAACGGTATCACCATTATCAATTTTGGTATGGGCAGCTCGGTTGCAGCTACAGTAATGGATCTTTTAACAGCCATTCACCCGGAAGCCGTTATATTCCTCGGCAAATGCGGAGGCTTGAAAAAGAAGAATAACGTAGGTGACCTTATCCTGCCTATAGCGGCTATCCGCGGCGAAGGTACATCAAACGATTACCTGCCTGCTGAAGTGCCTGCATTGCCGTCCTTTGCCCTGCAGAAAGCCATCTCTACCACCATTCGTGATTATGGACGCGATTACTGGACCGGCACCTGCTATACCACCAACCGCCGCGTTTGGGAGCATGATAAAGACTTTAAAAAGTATTTAAAAGACCTCCGCGCCATGGCTATCGATATGGAAACCGCCACAATTTTTACAACGGGCTTCGCCAACAAGATCCCAACCGGCGCATTGCTGCTGGTATCAGATCAGCCGATGATCCCGGAAGGTGTAAAAACTGCCGAAAGTGATTCATCCGTTACCGAACAATATGTAGAAACCCACCTGCGTGTAGGGATCGAATCATTGAAACAACTGATCAATGGAGGTTTAACGGTGAAGCATTTGAAGTTTTAA
- a CDS encoding cystathionine beta-synthase codes for MWYNNILETIGNTPLVKLNKVVKDIPATVLAKIETTNPGNSIKDRMALKMIEDAEKSGKLKPGGTIIEGTSGNTGMGLAIAAVIKGYKCIFTSTDKQSKEKFDALRAFGAEVIVCPTNVDPEDPRSYYSVSSRLEREVPNSWKPNQYDNLSNSQAHYEQTGPEIWEQTEGKITHLVVGVGTGGTISGTARFLKEKNPAIKVLGIDTYGSIFKKYKETGEFDKNEIYPYITEGIGEDFLPQNVDFSLIDHFEKVTDKDAALMTREIARKEGIFAGNSTGSAIAGVLQMKDMFKEGDVVVVIFPDHGTRYLGKMYNDDWLRDRGFIKEEKLTARHIISKKESQEIVTIDCEKTVLEAINTIKSLNISQIPVTQKGMVIGKITESDILGSLMENPGIKSQPVKSISTAPFPFVDLNTSIDKISGMINKDNIAVLVEDEHGNIEIITQYDIINAISA; via the coding sequence ATGTGGTATAACAATATCCTGGAAACCATTGGCAATACGCCCCTGGTAAAGCTGAATAAAGTAGTAAAAGATATACCAGCTACTGTGCTGGCCAAAATAGAGACCACCAATCCCGGTAATTCAATTAAGGACCGTATGGCCCTTAAAATGATTGAGGATGCTGAAAAAAGCGGTAAGCTTAAACCGGGCGGAACTATCATCGAAGGTACATCGGGCAATACCGGTATGGGCCTGGCCATTGCCGCGGTAATAAAAGGCTACAAATGTATTTTCACGAGTACCGATAAGCAATCCAAAGAAAAATTTGATGCGCTGCGTGCCTTTGGTGCAGAGGTGATTGTTTGTCCTACCAACGTGGATCCGGAAGACCCACGGTCATACTATTCGGTGTCCTCCCGTTTGGAGCGCGAGGTGCCCAACTCGTGGAAACCAAACCAATACGATAACCTGAGCAATTCGCAGGCCCATTATGAGCAAACAGGTCCAGAGATATGGGAGCAAACCGAAGGCAAGATCACACACCTGGTAGTAGGTGTGGGCACCGGCGGTACCATCTCCGGCACTGCTCGGTTTTTGAAAGAAAAAAACCCGGCCATAAAAGTTTTGGGTATTGATACCTATGGTTCCATATTCAAGAAATACAAAGAAACAGGCGAGTTCGATAAGAACGAGATCTACCCGTATATTACCGAAGGGATCGGCGAGGACTTCCTGCCGCAGAATGTCGATTTTAGTCTGATCGATCATTTTGAAAAAGTAACAGATAAAGACGCGGCGCTGATGACCCGCGAGATCGCCCGTAAGGAGGGTATTTTTGCCGGCAATTCTACCGGTTCAGCCATTGCCGGTGTGCTGCAAATGAAGGATATGTTTAAGGAAGGTGATGTGGTGGTGGTGATTTTTCCGGATCATGGTACCCGCTATCTGGGTAAAATGTATAACGACGATTGGCTGCGCGACCGCGGATTTATCAAGGAAGAAAAACTGACTGCCCGCCATATCATCAGCAAAAAAGAAAGCCAGGAAATTGTTACCATCGATTGTGAGAAAACGGTATTAGAAGCTATTAACACTATCAAATCTTTAAACATCAGCCAGATCCCGGTGACGCAAAAAGGTATGGTGATCGGTAAAATAACGGAGAGTGATATCCTTGGTTCGCTGATGGAAAACCCGGGCATTAAATCGCAGCCGGTAAAAAGTATCTCCACTGCACCGTTCCCCTTTGTTGATCTGAATACCTCTATCGATAAGATCTCCGGTATGATCAATAAGGATAACATCGCTGTGCTGGTAGAAGATGAGCATGGCAACATCGAGATCATCACACAGTACGATATTATCAATGCGATATCGGCATAG